In the Tetrapisispora phaffii CBS 4417 chromosome 10, complete genome genome, ataagAATCGGTTTAAATTTAGATAGGTTTGTTGACTAAGTTTATTACAATACTCGATATCAATAATACTCTAAAGTCTCTGTTATAAGAAATCTGTTCTCTATTGAgataattgaataattagtattttaattaaacGAAATTTTGTACAAGCATAGCATTATGAATTCTGATAAAACTGACAATATTGATAAGTTGATCCCTGAAATGTTTGACCAAATGAGGTCAAATTTTGAGAGTAAACTGAATTCTCCAATACATAACAGGActaagaataataaattggTATCGACGAATATTTCAACGCAATCACTGTTAAAGGAATTGGAGGCTCTGGATAAAATTATTCCAATGAtcgaaaatattaataagaATCTAAAAAGCGTCTTACCATCTCATATTACTAAGATACAAGAGACGTGCAAAACCACAAATATGATACTAGATTCATGGATTAGTATACATTCTCAGGCAGGTTATATTCACCAATTAATGACCAAACAACAGTTGAATGGTGATATTGATACAAGTACTATTGAAAAGAGCAAATCTGAagttaatgaattgaagaaaGTTTACGAAGAGTTACAAAATAAGAGAGATAGTGTTGAGAATAAGAGATTTAATAGCAAAGGAACATTTTCATTGAATAAAAGGCCAAATAACATTAGAAAAGTTCAAAAGCCTTCCCCTAGAGAACTTCATCAAAACAAGCTGAGAAATGCATATAGAGAGAGGGCATCGAATATTCCAAACATTAGTTCGAGAATCACAAGACCAACAGCTAGCAGCCAAAGGAAGATGTTCAAATAAACTAATTATAATAGAAAACAGGTGTATTCTGTTTTACTGGTATTATATTAATGGTAATTTTATCCTGATCTGTGACCTTATTAAAACTTAAAGAAGCAAAGGCTGTATAACTGTTCCATATGATATTGATGTAATTAAATaagaattaaattttaataaaacaacGATATtaactaaaatatttgaaaattgtaaaattcTTTTCATAGCTGATCCTCAGAAATTGGTTCTAGTTCAACTAGTAAGTCAGAGCTGTAAACATTGTCATGATCTTTGACGTATATCTTCTTCACCTTGCCGTCGATAGGGGATGATATAGCCATTTCCATTTTCATGGCACTTAGAATAGCAATTGTTTGGCCGCTCCTAACTATATTACCTTTCTGGActtttatttctattattaCACCTGTCATTGGAGCTCCGATATGATAATTATTACTTGAATCTGcttttttattaactaCTTTCTTCACAGCTGCAGATTTATCAATCACTGCAACCTTTCTTAACTCACCATTCAATTCAAAGTACACCTCACGTATGCCTGTTTCTTTGTTTATGGTACCTACTGCTTGCAGTCTTGCAATTAAGTTTTTACCTTTTTCGATCGTCACCTCAATTTCCTCACCAATAGTCGGAGGTGCTAAAAAGTTTTTAGTTGGGATAACAGACAAATCACCATATTTCTCTTTGGTATTTTGAAACTCTTCGAATATCTGTGGATGCATATTATAAGATGCGACATCTTCATCTGATATATTACCATATTTGGCTTGTAAtgtttctttaattttatgtAGATCATAAGGAGGCAATTCTAAACCAGGCCTCTGATTCAATTTTCTCCTCTTATTTCTTAATGAATCTGTTCTGAAAGGTTCTGGAAATCCACCATATGGTTTTCCCATAAGACCTTCAAAGAAATCCATAACAGAACCAGGAAGACTCAATGAGCTTGCTAATCTCCTTATATCATCAGATGTTAACTTGTTGCTAACCATAAATTGTGCTAAATCACCAACTACCTTGGAGGTAGGAGTAACTTTGATTATATCACCTAATAGATAATTTGCCTCTTTATATGCTCTTTTGGTCTCTTCCCACTGATCTCCTAAACCCAATTGTTGTGATTGAAAGAACATATTGGCTAGCTGACCACCAGGAATTTCATGGTGGTACACCTCGGGATCAGGACCTTTCAAATCAACCTCGAAACATGAATATAGCAATCTCATTTCAGCCCAGTAACTATCTAATTGACTGACATGATCAACATTTATATTGGTATCAATTTCACCATCTAGTGATGCTAGTAATGCATTGATAGAACCCTGAGAAGTCAGTCCAGACATTGAATTTGATGCTACATCAACGACGTCAGCGCCAGATAAAGCACAAGCAGTCATAGAAGTCACAGCAGTACCTGCGGAGTCATGTGAATGGACATGAAGAGGTAAGTGTGGGTATTTTGCTCTTAATGAACcaatcaataattttgCAGCAGCAGGTTTCATTGTACCGGCCATGTCCTTAATACCAAGAATATGTGTACCCATTCTAACCACTTGTTCGGTAATTTCTAAATAATAATCCaagttatatttctttCCAGGCTGTAACATATCTCCGGAATAGCATATAGTGGCCTCAACAACACCACCTGCCTTCTTAACAGCATCGACACCAACTTTTAATTGTTGTATATCGTTGAGAGAATCAAAAACTCTAAAGATATCTATACCATTTGTTTTAGCACAATTAACAAAATGATTAATTGCATTATCCGGTAATGACGAATATGAAACGCCATTAGCACCTCTTAATAACATTTGGAATGGAATATTTGGCACTAATTTTCTAAGTTTTCTCAATCTATCCCAAGGATTCTCATAAAGAAATCTCATAGAGATATCGAACGTCGCACCACCCCAACACTCTAGTGCAAAAGCACCGGACAAAGCATGAGCAGTTGTTTGTGCAATTGCAACTAAATCGTATGTCCTGACTCTTGTTGCAAGTAACGATTGATGTGCGTCTCTCCATGTAGTATCCATGATTAATGTCCCTTTATAATTTCTGATCTGTCTTGCAAATTCTTCAGGACCATGAGTTAACAGAATTTGTCTCCAACCCATAGGTGGAGCTTTATTTATAACATCAATTTCTAGTCCTTTATCATCATATAATTTAGGAATCTTAGGGCTTTTTAGTAATTTAGGTAATCCAACTTGCCCTTTGATTGCTGGACCATTAACAACTAATTctgataaatattgaagaattttttgAGCTCTATTTTGTGATGAAGTCATTTGGTATAATGACGGCGTATCATCAATGAAAGAGGTCCAATATGAAcctttgataaaaattcgattatttaataaagttaGTAAAAATGGTATATTTGACTTCACACCTCTGATTCTAAACTCTTTTAATGCACGTAGCATTTTTCGTCTTACTATCTCATAGGTGGAGCCTGAACAAGTACATTTAACTAACATAGAATCATAATATGGAGATATAATGGCTCCTGCAAAAGCATTACCACCATCCAATCGTACCCCATTGCCACCTGAGGATCTATAAACTTCTAATCTACCACTATCTGGTTGAAATTTGTTTGAAGGGTCTTCTGTGGTTATTCGAGCTTGTATCGAAAACCCTCTTATTGCGATTTTATCTTGGATAAGTCCCAATTGTGTTAAAGATGCTCCAGCtgtaatttgaatttggGCAGCAATAATGTCAATACCTACAATTTCTTCGGTTATTGTATGCCCTACCTGAATGTAAGGGttcatttcaataaaataatatctatTGTTTTGATCAATTAAAAACTCTACTGTTCCAGCATTTTGAAATCCTGCTGCTTTAGCTAATCTAACACTATCTGCCAATAGTGAATTTCTGATATGTGGTGATAAAATCTTTGATGGGGCTACTTCTACTATATTTTGGTGCTTTCTTTGAACTGTACAATCTCTTTCGTAAAGATGTACGACATTACCATAATTATCAGCTAATATTTGAACTTCGATatgttttgatttttctatatatttttctatgAAACAAGTCCCATTTCC is a window encoding:
- the DUO1 gene encoding Duo1p (similar to Saccharomyces cerevisiae DUO1 (YGL061C); ancestral locus Anc_6.114), which gives rise to MNSDKTDNIDKLIPEMFDQMRSNFESKLNSPIHNRTKNNKLVSTNISTQSLLKELEALDKIIPMIENINKNLKSVLPSHITKIQETCKTTNMILDSWISIHSQAGYIHQLMTKQQLNGDIDTSTIEKSKSEVNELKKVYEELQNKRDSVENKRFNSKGTFSLNKRPNNIRKVQKPSPRELHQNKLRNAYRERASNIPNISSRITRPTASSQRKMFK
- the TPHA0J01790 gene encoding uncharacterized protein (similar to Saccharomyces cerevisiae PYC2 (YBR218C) and PYC1 (YGL062W); ancestral locus Anc_6.115), with the protein product MNDNIDDGDVVTEDHSLFNGRNKLLVANRGEIPIRIFRSAHELSMETVAIYSHEDRLSMHKLKADEAYVIGEEAQYTPVGAYMAITEIIDVAKEHDVDFIHPGYGFLSENSEFARQIIKSGIKWIGPSPENIDLANNKLSLRKLALKANIPIIPGSSDSINSIEEARSLTQTIGFPVIIKAVFGSGSRAMEIVREVEDIADAFQRARSEAIAAFGNGTCFIEKYIEKSKHIEVQILADNYGNVVHLYERDCTVQRKHQNIVEVAPSKILSPHIRNSLLADSVRLAKAAGFQNAGTVEFLIDQNNRYYFIEMNPYIQVGHTITEEIVGIDIIAAQIQITAGASLTQLGLIQDKIAIRGFSIQARITTEDPSNKFQPDSGRLEVYRSSGGNGVRLDGGNAFAGAIISPYYDSMLVKCTCSGSTYEIVRRKMLRALKEFRIRGVKSNIPFLLTLLNNRIFIKGSYWTSFIDDTPSLYQMTSSQNRAQKILQYLSELVVNGPAIKGQVGLPKLLKSPKIPKLYDDKGLEIDVINKAPPMGWRQILLTHGPEEFARQIRNYKGTLIMDTTWRDAHQSLLATRVRTYDLVAIAQTTAHALSGAFALECWGGATFDISMRFLYENPWDRLRKLRKLVPNIPFQMLLRGANGVSYSSLPDNAINHFVNCAKTNGIDIFRVFDSLNDIQQLKVGVDAVKKAGGVVEATICYSGDMLQPGKKYNLDYYLEITEQVVRMGTHILGIKDMAGTMKPAAAKLLIGSLRAKYPHLPLHVHSHDSAGTAVTSMTACALSGADVVDVASNSMSGLTSQGSINALLASLDGEIDTNINVDHVSQLDSYWAEMRLLYSCFEVDLKGPDPEVYHHEIPGGQLANMFFQSQQLGLGDQWEETKRAYKEANYLLGDIIKVTPTSKVVGDLAQFMVSNKLTSDDIRRLASSLSLPGSVMDFFEGLMGKPYGGFPEPFRTDSLRNKRRKLNQRPGLELPPYDLHKIKETLQAKYGNISDEDVASYNMHPQIFEEFQNTKEKYGDLSVIPTKNFLAPPTIGEEIEVTIEKGKNLIARLQAVGTINKETGIREVYFELNGELRKVAVIDKSAAVKKVVNKKADSSNNYHIGAPMTGVIIEIKVQKGNIVRSGQTIAILSAMKMEMAISSPIDGKVKKIYVKDHDNVYSSDLLVELEPISEDQL